In Methylocystis echinoides, one genomic interval encodes:
- a CDS encoding protein tyrosine phosphatase: MSSGRLYVCSMTKVVDTVRSSGARSLVTILTAGASLVRPCEIARERHLRIAVSDIDAPVDGHLLPGEEHIDRLLAFMEDWDQANPMVIHCYAGVSRSPAAAYIAACALAPHRCEFEVARELRRISPTATPNRRIVALADRRLGREGRMVAAIAAIGRGADCFEGAPFALELA, from the coding sequence ATGTCGAGCGGACGACTCTACGTCTGTTCCATGACCAAAGTGGTCGACACTGTGCGCAGCAGCGGCGCGCGTTCGCTGGTGACCATCTTGACGGCCGGCGCCTCGCTGGTCCGCCCCTGCGAGATCGCTCGGGAGCGTCATTTACGCATCGCCGTGTCCGACATTGACGCGCCTGTCGACGGGCACCTCCTGCCCGGCGAGGAACATATCGATCGGCTCCTCGCCTTCATGGAGGATTGGGACCAAGCCAACCCGATGGTGATCCACTGCTATGCAGGCGTGAGCCGATCTCCAGCGGCGGCGTATATCGCCGCCTGCGCGCTCGCGCCGCACCGCTGTGAATTCGAGGTGGCGCGCGAACTGCGCCGTATTTCGCCGACCGCGACCCCCAATCGGCGGATCGTTGCGCTGGCCGATCGTCGGCTCGGCCGCGAAGGACGAATGGTCGCCGCCATCGCCGCGATTGGCCGCGGCGCGGATTGCTTCGAGGGAGCGCC
- a CDS encoding HD family hydrolase, with amino-acid sequence MTGARANKRPFKDVPPRAWQRMLSGRRLDLLDPSPLDIEIEDIAHGLARVARWNGQTIGPHIFSVAQHSLLVEKIAAVMEPSIGRSERLFMLLHDAPEYVIGDMISPFKAAIGDAYKSIENRILAAIMLRFSLPAAPGQATLKLAKQADRTAAFFEAVSLAGFTRREAESIFGLPAISPQALTDEMTPAPVETTQTRFLARFREIDRS; translated from the coding sequence ATGACTGGCGCGCGGGCAAATAAACGGCCATTCAAGGACGTCCCGCCGCGCGCATGGCAGCGCATGCTCTCGGGCCGGCGGCTCGACCTCCTGGATCCCTCGCCGCTAGATATCGAGATCGAGGACATTGCCCACGGCCTCGCCCGCGTCGCCCGCTGGAATGGCCAGACAATCGGGCCTCACATCTTTTCAGTTGCGCAGCACAGTTTGCTGGTCGAAAAAATAGCGGCCGTGATGGAGCCCTCCATCGGCCGCAGCGAGCGGTTGTTCATGCTGCTGCATGACGCCCCCGAATATGTGATCGGCGACATGATTTCGCCGTTCAAGGCAGCAATCGGGGACGCTTACAAATCCATTGAAAACAGGATTCTAGCGGCGATTATGCTACGCTTTTCGCTGCCGGCCGCGCCCGGCCAGGCGACGTTGAAGCTTGCTAAGCAGGCAGATCGGACGGCGGCTTTTTTCGAAGCTGTGTCGCTCGCAGGCTTTACACGGCGCGAAGCCGAGAGCATTTTCGGCCTCCCTGCGATCTCCCCGCAGGCTCTGACGGATGAGATGACGCCTGCCCCCGTAGAGACGACGCAGACGCGTTTTCTCGCACGCTTTCGTGAGATCGACCGCAGCTAG
- a CDS encoding DNA-3-methyladenine glycosylase I: MLVHLDGLSRCPWPGYDPLYVAYHDDEWGRPERNSQALFEKLILDGFQAGLSWITILRKREAFRKAFDGFDPSRVARFDARRVHELMQNDGIVRNRAKIEGAVLSARAWLEIESAQGFSNYLWDFVDGLPVVNNPKSISDVPTQSATSARLSKDLKARGFKFCGPTIVYAFMQAVGMVDDHLVDCHVRLTRGSK, encoded by the coding sequence GTGCTCGTTCACCTCGATGGTCTGTCGCGCTGCCCCTGGCCCGGATACGACCCGCTTTACGTCGCTTATCACGACGACGAATGGGGGCGCCCCGAAAGAAACAGCCAGGCTCTCTTCGAGAAGCTAATTCTGGATGGTTTTCAGGCAGGCTTGTCCTGGATCACGATCTTGCGAAAGCGAGAGGCTTTCAGAAAGGCGTTCGACGGCTTCGACCCATCGCGAGTCGCCCGTTTCGACGCCAGGCGCGTGCATGAATTGATGCAGAACGACGGCATCGTGCGCAATCGCGCGAAGATCGAGGGCGCCGTGCTGTCGGCCCGCGCCTGGCTGGAAATCGAATCTGCGCAGGGCTTCTCCAACTATCTCTGGGACTTTGTCGACGGCCTGCCTGTCGTCAACAACCCCAAGAGCATTAGCGACGTACCGACCCAGAGCGCCACTTCCGCGCGCCTCTCCAAGGATTTGAAAGCCAGAGGCTTCAAATTCTGCGGCCCTACGATCGTTTACGCCTTTATGCAGGCGGTCGGGATGGTCGACGACCATCTGGTGGACTGCCACGTGCGGCTGACGAGGGGCTCCAAATGA
- a CDS encoding DUF3126 family protein: MDKSELQKLQAFLRRSFGNDDIRVTLDPKNTENAAAYLGERQIATISVDDEDGDRSFAFAMKIPVGREVLQSYLRKLFENDRLSIVARARKTDSVELNSDGEFLGVISADDPKLSSFTLQIAILDFDLEEE; the protein is encoded by the coding sequence GTGGACAAAAGCGAGTTGCAAAAGCTGCAGGCGTTTCTTCGCCGCTCCTTCGGCAATGACGATATCCGCGTCACGCTCGACCCAAAAAACACCGAGAACGCCGCGGCCTATCTTGGCGAGCGCCAGATCGCGACAATTTCTGTGGACGACGAGGACGGCGATCGTTCATTCGCTTTCGCAATGAAAATTCCCGTGGGCCGAGAAGTTCTGCAATCTTATCTCCGCAAGCTCTTCGAAAACGACCGGCTGAGCATTGTGGCGCGCGCGCGTAAGACCGACTCCGTGGAGCTCAACAGCGACGGGGAATTCCTCGGCGTCATCTCCGCGGATGATCCAAAACTGTCCAGTTTCACCCTTCAGATCGCCATTCTCGATTTCGATCTCGAAGAAGAGTGA
- a CDS encoding ATP-binding protein has translation MRLPRVISRSIATRLFLTAAALSSVVLLVASMFFTAYYRQEAEEIFERRLEVYLRAIVADVSESGQEGRTGPGQLGDPQFELPGSGWYWQITRMDDSAHEIKASRSLFAEKLPKLSDLGVPAGVGGSRRGDAQGPDGRRLRIVERVIDAGDTGIYLVQVAATTEEMEEQIGRFRFELTIAFAALAIALAGVVAFQVRFGLRPLRLLQRELVSIRRGERDRIANAYPNEIAPLADELNLLIGANRDILERARTQVGNLAHALKTPLSVMVNEADAAPSPLAVKINEQAGIMRDQISFYLDRARAAARGGALGAATQVAPCVDALLRTFTKIYGDRGVTFSGSVGAELKFLGERQDLEEMIGNLLDNAGKWAKREVILTILVQPSRQANRSELLVIIDDDGPGLAPPLRRQATERGRRLDETKPGSGLGLSIVVDLAAAYGGALDLGDSPRGGLRAQLKLPGF, from the coding sequence ATGCGGTTGCCCCGCGTCATCTCTCGCTCCATCGCGACGCGCCTGTTTCTCACTGCGGCGGCGCTGAGTTCGGTCGTGCTGCTTGTCGCCAGCATGTTCTTTACGGCCTATTACCGGCAGGAAGCCGAAGAAATTTTCGAGCGGCGGCTTGAGGTCTATCTCCGCGCCATCGTCGCAGACGTATCGGAATCGGGCCAGGAAGGAAGAACGGGACCTGGTCAGCTTGGCGACCCTCAATTCGAACTACCGGGCTCGGGCTGGTATTGGCAAATCACTCGGATGGACGACTCGGCACATGAAATAAAGGCGTCCCGCTCTCTCTTTGCCGAAAAACTGCCGAAGCTTTCCGATCTCGGTGTGCCGGCCGGCGTCGGCGGTTCCCGACGTGGCGACGCCCAGGGGCCTGATGGGCGGCGGCTGCGGATCGTCGAACGGGTGATCGACGCAGGCGACACGGGGATCTATCTTGTCCAGGTCGCTGCAACCACCGAGGAAATGGAAGAGCAGATCGGCAGATTCCGTTTCGAATTGACGATCGCTTTCGCGGCTCTTGCAATAGCGCTTGCGGGCGTCGTCGCCTTTCAAGTGCGCTTTGGCCTACGCCCCTTACGCCTGCTGCAGCGCGAACTCGTCTCCATCCGCCGCGGCGAACGCGATCGGATCGCGAACGCCTATCCAAACGAGATCGCGCCCCTCGCGGACGAACTGAATCTTCTCATTGGGGCCAATCGCGACATTCTGGAGCGCGCACGCACGCAGGTCGGCAATCTGGCGCACGCCTTGAAAACGCCGCTCAGCGTCATGGTCAACGAAGCAGACGCCGCGCCCTCCCCGCTCGCAGTAAAGATCAACGAGCAGGCGGGAATTATGCGCGACCAGATCTCGTTCTATCTGGACCGCGCGCGCGCGGCGGCGCGTGGCGGCGCGCTGGGCGCGGCGACGCAGGTTGCGCCCTGCGTCGACGCATTGCTGCGGACATTCACGAAAATATACGGCGATCGGGGCGTGACGTTCTCGGGAAGCGTCGGCGCGGAACTGAAATTTCTTGGCGAACGACAAGACCTCGAGGAAATGATCGGCAATCTCCTGGACAACGCCGGAAAATGGGCGAAGCGGGAGGTGATTCTGACGATTTTGGTGCAACCTTCCAGGCAAGCAAATCGATCCGAACTCCTTGTCATCATTGACGACGATGGGCCAGGTCTTGCCCCTCCTCTGCGAAGGCAGGCGACCGAGCGCGGGCGAAGGCTTGATGAAACCAAGCCTGGCTCCGGGCTTGGGCTCTCCATCGTGGTCGATCTCGCAGCGGCTTATGGCGGCGCTCTTGACCTTGGCGACAGTCCGCGCGGCGGATTACGCGCGCAACTCAAACTGCCAGGCTTTTGA
- a CDS encoding response regulator transcription factor, whose protein sequence is MRLLVVEDDKDLNRQIAQALEQSGYAVDRAFDGEEGQYLGETEAYDAVVLDIGLPKRDGITVLESWRATGRAMPVLILTARDRWSEKVQGFDAGADDYVAKPFHMEEVLARIRALLRRAAGHATNEIVCGPVCLDTKAGRVVVNGAPVKLTSHEYRLLAYLMHHSGRVVSRSEIIEHIYDQDFDRDSNTIEVFVGRLRKKLGVDVIQTIRGLGYMAAAAPESPGGRR, encoded by the coding sequence GTGCGGCTGCTCGTCGTCGAAGACGATAAGGACCTCAACCGTCAGATTGCGCAGGCTTTGGAACAGTCCGGATACGCGGTCGACCGCGCCTTCGACGGCGAGGAGGGCCAATATCTGGGCGAGACGGAAGCTTACGATGCGGTCGTGCTCGACATTGGCCTGCCAAAAAGGGACGGCATCACAGTGCTCGAATCCTGGCGCGCGACTGGTCGCGCCATGCCCGTGCTCATACTCACCGCGCGCGATCGCTGGAGCGAAAAGGTGCAGGGCTTTGACGCCGGCGCCGACGACTACGTCGCCAAGCCCTTTCATATGGAAGAGGTTCTGGCGCGCATCCGCGCGCTGTTGCGCCGCGCGGCGGGCCACGCGACGAACGAAATCGTCTGTGGTCCCGTCTGTCTCGACACTAAGGCTGGACGCGTCGTCGTCAACGGCGCGCCAGTAAAGCTGACATCGCACGAATACCGACTCCTCGCCTATCTCATGCACCACAGCGGTCGAGTGGTTTCGCGCAGCGAGATCATCGAACACATCTATGATCAGGACTTCGACCGGGACTCGAATACAATCGAGGTTTTCGTCGGCCGTCTGCGCAAGAAGCTTGGAGTAGATGTAATCCAGACCATTCGCGGCCTCGGCTATATGGCCGCCGCCGCGCCGGAGAGCCCCGGCGGAAGACGTTAG
- a CDS encoding M15 family metallopeptidase yields the protein MHWPNERHIEELIEFYGDPILHSSVNPSWERDNIVDLVPPYAMRYSWGPPVTKLRFHRRCRDAFGDALLAIKRLYGTQKDIEAHRLHLTGGSLMVRLMRGSTKSWSIHSYGAALDIDPERNPFRSKWRPGFIPLEAARAFQDCGLIWRGANGDCDPMHFQAAAR from the coding sequence ATGCACTGGCCGAACGAGCGTCATATCGAGGAGTTGATCGAATTTTACGGCGATCCAATCTTGCACAGCTCGGTCAATCCGAGTTGGGAGCGTGACAACATTGTTGATCTCGTGCCCCCCTATGCGATGCGCTACTCATGGGGCCCGCCCGTAACGAAGTTACGCTTTCATCGCAGATGCAGGGACGCGTTCGGGGACGCGCTGCTCGCAATCAAGCGCCTCTATGGGACGCAAAAAGACATCGAGGCTCATCGCTTACATCTGACGGGCGGGTCGCTCATGGTGCGGCTCATGCGAGGATCGACAAAGAGCTGGTCCATTCACAGCTACGGCGCGGCCCTCGACATCGATCCCGAGCGCAATCCCTTTCGGTCTAAGTGGCGGCCTGGCTTCATCCCGCTCGAAGCCGCGCGCGCCTTTCAAGACTGTGGGCTGATCTGGCGCGGCGCCAACGGCGACTGCGACCCCATGCATTTCCAGGCCGCCGCTCGGTGA
- a CDS encoding DUF2793 domain-containing protein gives MTETTHLALPLIDAAQAQKHITHNEALAMLDASVHLAVNARNVATPPTAPAEGDRFLIGAGATSAFAGKEKQIAAFLADGWTFLRPSAGWRLYVSAESLLLFFDGLDWVDLGRGLREVQNLSRLGVGTTADAGNPLSVKTNAALFSARTVSEGGGGDLRVSLNKEASAKTVSHLYQSNYSGRAETGLAGDDNFRIKVSADGALWRDSLVIDRTTGAVSYPSGGPTRILTFRASGFYTPSSGLRFADVIVFGGGGGGGSGARQTPGSPASGGGGGGGGAWIRGSFPASAIGAGQAVTIGAGGAGGAAQTTNSSPGANGAAGGDSSFGSLMKAYGGCAGSGGGLGRASGGGGGSGLAKGTDASGATGGAGGGGQGGGGSGAGGGVSQLLGFGGGGGGGPADGSAGFSGGTTFFGASGGGAGGGLTASNAASNGAMGGAFFPSGFDARGAPGVAGGAIAGGAGPGDFATTTGAFTQAGGGGGGGASGTAIGGGGGVGGFPSGGGGGGGAHQNGGSGGAGGAGAPGLAIIIEYF, from the coding sequence ATGACCGAGACGACGCATCTGGCGCTGCCGCTCATCGACGCGGCTCAGGCGCAGAAACATATCACCCACAATGAAGCGCTGGCGATGCTCGACGCCAGCGTGCATCTTGCTGTGAACGCGCGCAATGTCGCCACGCCGCCGACCGCGCCCGCTGAAGGCGACCGCTTTCTCATCGGCGCGGGGGCGACGAGCGCCTTCGCGGGCAAGGAAAAGCAGATTGCGGCCTTTCTCGCCGACGGCTGGACGTTTTTGCGCCCGAGCGCGGGATGGCGCCTTTACGTCTCCGCGGAATCACTGCTGCTGTTTTTTGACGGCCTCGATTGGGTCGATCTCGGCCGCGGTCTGCGGGAAGTGCAAAACCTCTCGCGGCTCGGCGTCGGAACCACGGCCGACGCAGGCAATCCGCTCTCGGTGAAGACGAACGCGGCGCTGTTTTCAGCCAGAACTGTCTCCGAAGGCGGCGGCGGCGATCTGAGGGTGTCGCTGAACAAGGAGGCGTCCGCCAAAACAGTCTCGCACCTCTACCAGTCGAACTACTCGGGGCGCGCCGAGACGGGACTCGCGGGAGACGACAACTTTCGCATCAAGGTCTCCGCCGACGGCGCATTGTGGCGGGACAGCCTTGTCATCGACCGTACGACGGGCGCCGTTTCCTATCCCAGCGGTGGGCCGACAAGAATTCTGACGTTCAGAGCGAGCGGGTTTTACACGCCCTCCTCCGGACTTCGTTTCGCTGACGTCATTGTGTTCGGCGGAGGGGGCGGCGGCGGTTCCGGGGCGCGGCAGACGCCGGGCTCTCCCGCTTCCGGCGGCGGCGGCGGAGGGGGCGGCGCGTGGATCAGAGGCTCCTTCCCCGCTTCGGCGATCGGAGCCGGACAGGCGGTGACGATCGGCGCGGGCGGAGCGGGCGGAGCCGCTCAAACGACGAATTCGAGTCCGGGCGCCAATGGCGCAGCCGGCGGGGACAGCTCTTTCGGGTCCCTAATGAAAGCCTATGGCGGCTGCGCAGGGTCGGGCGGCGGCCTTGGAAGGGCGTCAGGCGGCGGCGGCGGTTCAGGCCTTGCGAAGGGAACCGACGCTTCCGGCGCAACAGGCGGGGCCGGCGGCGGTGGACAGGGTGGGGGCGGCTCGGGGGCGGGCGGCGGCGTCTCCCAACTTCTGGGGTTCGGCGGCGGCGGCGGCGGCGGCCCCGCCGACGGCTCGGCCGGCTTTAGCGGCGGGACCACCTTTTTCGGCGCTTCAGGCGGGGGCGCGGGAGGCGGTCTCACGGCCTCGAACGCCGCGAGCAACGGCGCTATGGGCGGCGCTTTCTTCCCGAGCGGCTTCGACGCGCGCGGCGCGCCGGGCGTTGCAGGCGGCGCGATCGCCGGCGGCGCCGGCCCTGGCGATTTCGCGACCACGACGGGGGCGTTCACTCAAGCTGGCGGCGGCGGCGGCGGCGGCGCCTCCGGGACGGCGATTGGCGGCGGAGGCGGCGTAGGCGGCTTTCCTTCGGGCGGCGGCGGCGGCGGCGGGGCGCATCAAAACGGCGGTTCAGGCGGCGCCGGCGGGGCGGGCGCGCCCGGCCTCGCGATCATCATCGAATATTTTTGA
- a CDS encoding glycoside hydrolase/phage tail family protein yields the protein MATLVLQTIGSAVGGAIGGPVGGAVGRLAGALGGALFDQGQTHGAPRYSDGPRLKAMDGVASTEGAGIPRVYGRARIGGQMIWATRFLEQSNVAIQTAAPSGGKGGGGGAGAPRVDVTYAYFANFAIGLCEGPIAFIRRIWADGAELDLTTLPLRIYKGTEDQEPDPLIVVKEGAENAPAYRGLAYVVFDNLPLASFGNRIPQFTFEVVKPVAGIGEMIRAIDLIPGATEAGYLPALKLNFWSAGATSAENRHQLTAQTDWQASIDALQALCPNLESVALVVAWFGDDLRAQYCAIEPCVDAPFKTIGQFNYLLGSSWPADWSVGDRTRATARLVTQIDGRAAFGGTPSDASVLGAIADLKARGLSVTFYPFLMMDVPPGNELRDPYSGATSQPTFPWRGRITCDPAPGRRGSPDNSSVAATQIDAFVARYRNFIFHYVDLLKSAGLEAFLIGSELIGLTRVRSSPGDYPFVSALTSLAAEAKAILGETTKVGYAADWTEYGAHVPEAGELRFPLDPLWASPAVDFIGVDVYWPLSDWRDGDAHLDAAQATCPHDLDYLISHVAAGEGYDWYYADAEARKAQVRTPITDGLGKPWVHRTKDFVSFWSQLHYERVAGVELAQPTAWVPHSKPIWIVETGCPAVDRGANAPNIFPDSRSSEGGLPYFSRDGRDDLIQSRFVEAMLTYFDPSRPGGSLANPRSAVYGGPMVDPARIHIWCWDARPFPAFPTQGDAWSDGPNWETGHWLNGRLEGVPLDRLVTTLAEAVEAPGLAIQRPSIGGFLDGYVLDRPMSPREAIDPLAALYGFDAAIGAGRLDFVDRRRKPVREIGDGDLALGKDMSLVTLTRAQESELPGEIALTYADSESGYQLARALSRRLECRSARKSDAQAAVITHQAEAQRLADVWLQDLWVGRETAEFTLRPGLVGLQPGDVLRLDARQFQIQRIADGAARRVIARAVDASVYDAAAPKIERVAQATPQILGPPRVVVLDLAILRGPEALSYVAAFADPWPGALALVKTIGAASEAIGVIEKRAIIGDTLDILPPGPVGRFDRGSSLTIRLGGGELASVDDLAALAGRTAMAIKGADGEWEIFAFARAELVGEGTYRLSRLIRGLGGSEHLARRAAPAGSTVVLLDDALVPLARKVEEIGAPITYAIGPTDRDVADPLYVRATATATRLTLMPYAPTRLRAVRTAEGIVIRFLRRGRIDSDSWGMLDVPLGESNEAYEAEIVLPTGKRALSAQTTSILYPAAQELADFGAPQSALTLSLYQMSAAVGRGFPFTGTVTIE from the coding sequence ATGGCGACGCTGGTCCTCCAAACCATCGGCTCCGCCGTCGGCGGCGCAATCGGCGGCCCGGTCGGCGGCGCTGTCGGACGTCTCGCTGGCGCCCTGGGCGGCGCGCTCTTCGATCAGGGACAAACCCACGGCGCGCCGCGCTACAGCGACGGGCCGCGCCTCAAGGCGATGGATGGGGTCGCCTCGACCGAGGGCGCGGGCATTCCGCGCGTCTACGGCCGGGCGCGAATTGGCGGGCAGATGATCTGGGCCACCCGCTTCCTCGAGCAGAGCAACGTAGCCATTCAAACCGCCGCCCCAAGCGGGGGCAAGGGCGGCGGCGGCGGGGCCGGCGCGCCACGGGTGGATGTTACCTACGCATACTTTGCGAACTTCGCGATCGGCCTTTGCGAAGGGCCAATCGCCTTCATCCGCAGGATTTGGGCCGACGGCGCAGAACTGGATCTGACGACGCTGCCGTTGCGCATCTACAAAGGAACGGAGGACCAGGAGCCGGATCCGCTGATCGTGGTCAAGGAGGGAGCGGAGAATGCGCCCGCCTATCGCGGGCTCGCTTATGTTGTCTTTGACAATCTCCCGCTGGCGTCGTTCGGCAACCGGATTCCGCAATTCACTTTCGAGGTCGTGAAGCCCGTCGCGGGCATTGGCGAGATGATCCGAGCGATCGATCTCATTCCCGGCGCGACGGAGGCTGGGTATCTCCCCGCGTTGAAGCTCAACTTCTGGTCAGCGGGGGCGACGAGCGCCGAAAACCGCCACCAATTGACTGCGCAGACGGACTGGCAGGCGTCGATCGACGCGCTCCAGGCGCTATGCCCCAATCTCGAAAGCGTGGCGCTCGTCGTCGCCTGGTTCGGCGACGATCTGCGTGCGCAATATTGCGCAATCGAGCCGTGCGTCGACGCGCCTTTCAAAACGATCGGCCAATTCAACTATCTGCTTGGCTCCTCATGGCCGGCCGACTGGAGCGTGGGCGACCGCACCCGCGCGACGGCGCGACTCGTCACCCAGATCGACGGACGCGCCGCATTTGGCGGCACGCCGAGCGACGCCTCGGTGCTCGGGGCGATCGCGGACCTCAAGGCGCGGGGCCTTTCGGTCACCTTCTATCCGTTTCTCATGATGGACGTTCCGCCGGGGAACGAGTTGCGGGATCCTTACAGCGGCGCAACCAGCCAGCCGACGTTCCCATGGCGGGGACGCATTACCTGCGACCCCGCGCCGGGGCGTCGCGGGTCGCCCGACAATAGCAGCGTCGCGGCGACGCAGATCGACGCCTTCGTCGCCCGCTACCGCAACTTCATTTTCCACTATGTCGACCTCCTGAAGTCGGCGGGCCTCGAGGCTTTTCTGATCGGCTCCGAACTGATCGGGCTCACGCGCGTGCGCTCAAGCCCGGGAGACTATCCCTTCGTCTCCGCGCTGACGTCGCTCGCCGCCGAGGCAAAGGCGATCCTCGGCGAAACGACAAAGGTCGGCTATGCGGCGGATTGGACCGAATATGGCGCGCATGTCCCCGAAGCGGGGGAGCTGCGCTTTCCGCTCGATCCTTTGTGGGCGTCGCCGGCGGTGGACTTCATCGGCGTCGACGTCTACTGGCCGTTGTCCGACTGGCGTGACGGCGACGCGCATTTGGACGCCGCGCAAGCGACATGCCCGCACGATCTCGACTATCTCATATCGCACGTCGCCGCCGGCGAGGGCTACGACTGGTATTACGCCGACGCCGAAGCGCGCAAGGCGCAGGTCCGGACGCCCATCACGGACGGCCTTGGCAAGCCCTGGGTCCATCGCACGAAAGACTTTGTCTCCTTCTGGTCGCAGCTGCATTACGAGCGCGTGGCGGGCGTCGAACTTGCGCAACCGACGGCCTGGGTCCCACATTCCAAACCGATCTGGATCGTCGAGACCGGCTGTCCCGCCGTGGACCGGGGAGCGAATGCGCCAAACATTTTTCCAGATTCTCGCTCGAGCGAAGGCGGCCTGCCCTATTTCTCGCGCGATGGTCGGGACGACCTCATCCAGTCGCGCTTCGTCGAAGCGATGCTTACCTATTTTGATCCGTCTCGCCCCGGCGGGTCGTTGGCGAATCCGCGATCGGCTGTCTACGGCGGCCCAATGGTCGATCCCGCGCGCATTCATATCTGGTGCTGGGACGCACGGCCATTCCCCGCCTTTCCAACGCAAGGCGACGCCTGGAGCGACGGGCCCAATTGGGAGACGGGACACTGGCTCAACGGGCGGCTGGAGGGCGTTCCCCTCGATCGTCTCGTGACGACGCTGGCCGAGGCCGTGGAGGCCCCGGGCCTCGCGATCCAGCGGCCCAGCATCGGTGGGTTTCTGGATGGCTATGTGCTGGATCGGCCGATGTCGCCGCGCGAGGCCATCGACCCGCTTGCGGCGCTTTATGGATTCGACGCAGCCATCGGCGCCGGCAGGCTCGACTTTGTCGATCGGCGCCGCAAACCGGTGCGCGAGATCGGCGATGGTGATCTTGCATTGGGAAAGGACATGTCGCTCGTCACCCTGACGCGGGCGCAGGAAAGCGAGCTGCCGGGCGAAATTGCGCTCACCTACGCCGACTCGGAAAGTGGCTATCAGCTGGCGCGGGCTCTCTCACGTCGACTCGAGTGCCGCTCGGCCAGAAAGAGCGACGCTCAGGCTGCGGTGATCACCCATCAGGCGGAGGCGCAGAGACTTGCAGACGTCTGGCTGCAAGACCTCTGGGTCGGACGCGAAACTGCGGAGTTCACTCTGCGGCCAGGCCTTGTCGGCCTCCAGCCGGGCGATGTGCTGCGCCTCGACGCGCGCCAATTCCAGATCCAGCGTATCGCCGACGGCGCCGCCCGACGCGTCATCGCAAGGGCGGTCGACGCATCGGTTTATGACGCGGCGGCGCCGAAGATTGAACGCGTCGCCCAGGCGACGCCACAAATCCTCGGGCCGCCGAGAGTCGTTGTGCTTGATCTTGCGATCCTGCGCGGCCCTGAAGCGCTTTCCTATGTCGCCGCCTTTGCCGATCCTTGGCCCGGCGCACTGGCGCTTGTGAAAACCATCGGCGCAGCGTCGGAAGCGATCGGCGTGATCGAGAAGCGGGCGATAATCGGCGACACGCTCGACATTCTGCCTCCAGGCCCTGTCGGCCGCTTCGATCGAGGATCGAGCCTGACAATACGCTTAGGAGGGGGAGAGCTTGCCTCGGTCGACGATCTGGCGGCGCTCGCTGGCAGGACCGCCATGGCCATCAAAGGCGCGGACGGCGAGTGGGAGATCTTCGCTTTCGCGCGCGCGGAGCTCGTCGGCGAGGGAACCTATCGTCTTTCGAGGCTCATCCGCGGCCTGGGCGGCTCGGAGCATCTCGCACGCCGAGCGGCGCCGGCCGGCTCCACCGTCGTGCTGCTCGACGACGCGCTCGTTCCGCTGGCGCGCAAAGTCGAAGAAATCGGCGCCCCGATCACTTACGCCATCGGCCCCACCGATCGAGACGTCGCCGATCCGCTTTACGTTCGCGCTACCGCCACGGCGACGCGTTTGACGCTGATGCCCTATGCGCCGACGCGCCTTCGCGCGGTTCGCACCGCTGAAGGAATTGTGATCCGCTTCTTGCGTCGCGGCCGCATCGACTCGGATAGCTGGGGGATGCTCGACGTTCCGCTCGGCGAGTCCAACGAGGCCTATGAAGCGGAGATTGTCCTGCCGACGGGCAAACGCGCGCTCTCCGCGCAGACGACCTCGATTCTCTACCCCGCCGCTCAAGAGCTCGCCGATTTCGGCGCGCCGCAAAGCGCTCTGACGCTCTCCCTCTATCAAATGAGCGCCGCTGTGGGGCGCGGGTTTCCTTTCACCGGCACGGTGACCATCGAATAG
- a CDS encoding NlpC/P60 family protein → MSVKRATIVAAARRWIGTPYRHQASLVNAGCDCLGLIRGVWREVIGEEPEEAPPYTPDWGEALGVEVLLDAANRHFRPAPPDDFRAGDVLVFRFRDNLPAKHLGIATSPTHMVHAHSGARVAEVAIGHWSKRIAAVFAFPGVVD, encoded by the coding sequence ATGAGCGTGAAGCGCGCAACGATCGTCGCCGCCGCGCGTCGATGGATTGGAACGCCTTACCGACATCAGGCGTCGCTTGTAAACGCAGGCTGCGATTGCCTTGGCCTCATTCGTGGCGTTTGGCGCGAAGTGATCGGCGAAGAGCCTGAAGAAGCGCCACCCTACACCCCCGATTGGGGCGAGGCTCTCGGCGTCGAGGTTTTGCTCGATGCGGCGAACCGGCATTTCCGGCCTGCGCCGCCAGACGATTTTCGCGCGGGGGACGTCCTCGTGTTCCGCTTCCGCGATAACCTCCCGGCAAAACATCTCGGGATCGCGACCTCCCCCACCCATATGGTCCACGCCCATAGCGGCGCCCGTGTCGCGGAAGTTGCGATCGGCCATTGGAGCAAGCGCATCGCCGCCGTCTTCGCCTTTCCGGGCGTCGTCGACTGA